One window of the Spirochaetota bacterium genome contains the following:
- the asnB gene encoding asparagine synthase (glutamine-hydrolyzing) yields the protein MCGIAGIYSVKTNRPVDQSLLIKMADSMNHRGPDENGFHVKGSVGLAHTRLSIIDLSGGSQPIYNEDRSLCVIFNGEIYNYVELRAVLEKKGHVFYTHSDTEVIVHMYEEYGKECFNQFNGQFAIALWNEKKRELLLVRDRVGVRPLYYSILPDGTLVFASEMKTIFCFPGFDPEIDPEGINQIFTLWVNIPPRTIFKNVNELAPGRCMVVSQHGITVHAFWRMQFPDERDYEDRPLSYYTERTRELLYDAVSLRLRADVPVAAYLSGGLDSSIITSLVKKHHINDLVTFSVAFGDRNFDERRYQNEMVDLLKTDHRVIEANYDTIGEAFSDVVWFSEKPMIRTAPAPLFLLSGLVRSNGIKVVLTGEGADEFFGGYDIFKEDKIRRFWARDPGSKLRPRLFSALYPFISRDPRFERFWQMFFKKDLTDTGNNYYSQLVRWHNTSQIKRLFTNEYQERFTEESIYHDLDDYIDPDIKRWHPLCRAQYLEATLFMSGYLLSSQGDRMMMGNSIEGRFPFLDHNVIEFAATIPPVYKIYGLNEKFALKKSFEDSLPDSVLHRVKQPYRAPISQCFAGDNFAASMLNGDLVRKYGYFDPDSVELLLNKFSTQRWKNISERDDMTMVGLISMQLLHHHFIDKGMDDHQPA from the coding sequence ATGTGCGGCATAGCCGGAATATACAGTGTAAAAACAAATCGCCCCGTTGATCAATCCCTGCTGATCAAGATGGCAGACTCCATGAATCACCGGGGTCCCGATGAAAATGGATTTCACGTCAAGGGGAGCGTCGGCCTGGCCCATACACGCCTCAGCATTATTGACCTGAGCGGCGGGTCGCAGCCCATCTACAATGAAGACCGGAGTCTCTGCGTTATCTTCAACGGGGAAATATATAATTATGTAGAATTGCGGGCTGTGCTGGAAAAAAAAGGTCATGTCTTTTATACCCACAGCGACACTGAAGTTATTGTGCACATGTACGAGGAGTACGGTAAGGAGTGCTTCAATCAGTTCAATGGCCAGTTCGCCATAGCCCTCTGGAATGAAAAGAAAAGGGAGCTTCTCCTTGTGCGGGACCGTGTGGGTGTGCGGCCATTATATTACTCCATACTTCCCGACGGGACCCTGGTGTTTGCCTCGGAAATGAAGACGATATTCTGCTTTCCCGGCTTTGACCCTGAAATAGATCCGGAAGGCATCAACCAGATATTTACCCTGTGGGTTAATATCCCTCCGCGGACCATTTTTAAAAATGTCAACGAGCTTGCTCCGGGCCGCTGCATGGTTGTCTCCCAGCATGGGATCACGGTGCATGCCTTCTGGCGCATGCAATTCCCCGATGAGCGCGATTATGAAGACAGGCCCCTCTCATATTATACGGAACGAACACGGGAGCTTCTCTATGATGCGGTGTCCCTGCGACTCAGGGCCGATGTTCCCGTTGCCGCCTATTTAAGCGGGGGCCTCGATTCATCGATCATCACGTCCCTGGTGAAAAAGCATCATATCAATGACCTGGTCACCTTTTCTGTGGCCTTCGGCGACAGGAATTTCGACGAGCGGCGCTATCAGAATGAAATGGTCGACCTGTTAAAGACCGACCATCGAGTTATTGAGGCGAACTACGACACCATCGGCGAAGCCTTTTCCGACGTGGTCTGGTTCTCTGAAAAGCCTATGATACGCACCGCCCCGGCGCCGTTGTTCCTCCTGTCCGGGTTGGTCAGGAGCAACGGCATCAAGGTTGTGCTGACGGGGGAGGGGGCCGATGAGTTCTTCGGCGGTTATGATATTTTCAAAGAGGACAAGATCCGGCGCTTCTGGGCGAGGGACCCCGGATCGAAGTTGCGGCCCAGGCTTTTTTCCGCTCTTTATCCATTCATCTCCAGGGACCCGCGCTTTGAACGGTTCTGGCAGATGTTCTTCAAGAAGGATTTGACCGATACCGGGAACAACTATTATTCGCAGCTGGTACGGTGGCACAACACCTCGCAGATCAAGCGCTTATTTACCAATGAATACCAGGAGCGCTTCACCGAGGAGAGTATCTATCATGACCTCGATGATTATATCGATCCGGATATAAAAAGATGGCACCCCCTCTGCCGGGCACAGTACCTGGAGGCCACGCTCTTCATGTCCGGCTACCTGTTGTCGTCCCAGGGAGACCGGATGATGATGGGTAACTCTATCGAGGGAAGGTTTCCTTTCCTTGACCACAATGTGATAGAGTTTGCCGCCACAATTCCTCCTGTGTATAAGATCTATGGATTGAACGAAAAGTTTGCCCTGAAAAAATCCTTCGAAGACTCGCTGCCCGATTCGGTCCTCCACCGGGTGAAGCAGCCATACCGGGCGCCTATCAGCCAGTGTTTCGCCGGGGACAATTTCGCGGCTTCGATGCTCAACGGGGACCTTGTTCGAAAATACGGATATTTCGACCCGGACAGCGTTGAGCTTCTCCTTAATAAGTTCAGTACCCAGAGGTGGAAGAACATCAGCGAGCGCGATGACATGACCATGGTGGGCCTGATTTCCATGCAGCTGCTGCACCACCATTTCATCGATAAGGGGATGGATGATCATCAACCGGCTTAA
- a CDS encoding acyl carrier protein, translating into MQSTQELITNYIKENFITGRSSKVELTPDISLLESGIMDSTGILELVLFLEEQFSIKIDDEEIVPENLDSVSNIILFLKKKQPVIQK; encoded by the coding sequence ATGCAAAGCACCCAGGAACTGATCACGAATTATATTAAGGAAAATTTTATCACGGGGAGGAGCTCAAAGGTAGAATTGACTCCGGATATATCGCTCCTGGAAAGCGGCATAATGGACTCCACAGGCATCCTCGAGCTGGTGTTGTTCCTTGAAGAACAGTTCTCCATCAAAATAGACGATGAGGAAATCGTTCCGGAGAACCTTGATTCGGTGAGCAATATCATTCTCTTCTTAAAGAAAAAACAACCGGTCATTCAAAAGTAA